A single window of Tautonia marina DNA harbors:
- a CDS encoding mechanosensitive ion channel domain-containing protein: MARVQILVVLLAWWAFGPLMPTRAESTESTPPAEQAPTEATPAAPVPALGSPPPSNPAEQIAQLSASIAEDTKRLEALRIEVETARSEVDQANNEFRTIDQQHRELSEQLAERQQKELPTEEIAEDLEALTRSRALADERRELAATSLKTFNEQIATLETKLRQSDQALKRLLGEQPKPAPTPETPEPATAPAEPAPPSAPAAAEEPEAPAAEPAASIPGLPNLEEMAGAAGKELAVRPTFGPNPNDPKLKKAREAAQTSADLLEQAESEVVELTERLRTLDDQIRNEEQVLETARRTIDNAEASGTELARDYQDKLFGGANGGELRELQGRIRENERRLLQARAESRQHSDEIIRLQAERSEIASQLQLARWRAETARSQFSEAESTLKRMENPFAPENLINWTLRHGVNIVAIIVGMLLLRWGSRLISRRIVSLMSQRGQRGTTAEKEHRISTLVGVFDNAASVAVVVGGILMIFQELGVPVGPLLGGAAVLGLAIAFGAQNLIRDFFYGFVILLENQYKLNDVIRIQGIAGQVEAITLRVTVLRDLEGCVHFIPNGEITKVTNMTHGWSRALFEVGVAYKENVDRVMDVIMQVGKELRQDPQYRMLILEDPTMLGVDAFADSAVVIKFFIKTRPLQQWTVKRELLRRLKNTFDELGISIPFPHRTIYHVHDEGHSHLAHEPHLSGGDEIIVAGRAMPDAAGGR, encoded by the coding sequence ATGGCTCGCGTCCAGATCCTGGTAGTCCTCTTGGCCTGGTGGGCGTTCGGCCCGCTGATGCCGACTCGCGCCGAGTCCACCGAATCAACCCCCCCGGCCGAACAGGCCCCCACCGAGGCAACCCCTGCTGCACCGGTGCCCGCCCTGGGGTCTCCCCCCCCCTCGAACCCCGCCGAGCAAATCGCCCAGCTCTCGGCCTCGATTGCCGAGGACACGAAGCGTCTGGAGGCACTCCGGATCGAGGTCGAGACAGCCCGATCCGAGGTTGACCAGGCTAATAACGAGTTCCGGACCATTGATCAGCAGCACCGCGAGCTCTCGGAGCAACTGGCCGAACGCCAGCAGAAGGAGCTGCCCACCGAGGAGATTGCCGAGGACCTCGAAGCCCTGACTCGATCCCGAGCCCTGGCCGATGAACGTCGGGAACTGGCCGCCACGTCCCTGAAGACCTTCAACGAACAGATCGCCACCCTGGAAACGAAGCTCCGCCAGAGCGATCAGGCCCTCAAGCGATTGCTGGGCGAGCAGCCCAAGCCCGCGCCGACTCCGGAAACCCCCGAGCCGGCGACCGCCCCGGCCGAACCCGCGCCCCCCTCGGCTCCGGCAGCCGCGGAGGAGCCGGAGGCCCCCGCGGCCGAGCCTGCGGCCTCGATCCCCGGGCTTCCGAATCTTGAGGAAATGGCTGGTGCCGCCGGAAAGGAACTGGCCGTCCGACCCACCTTCGGCCCCAACCCGAACGATCCAAAGCTCAAGAAAGCCCGAGAAGCCGCCCAGACCTCGGCCGACTTGCTGGAACAGGCGGAATCCGAGGTCGTCGAACTGACCGAGCGTCTTCGCACCCTCGATGACCAGATCCGCAACGAAGAGCAGGTTCTCGAGACCGCACGTCGCACGATCGACAACGCCGAAGCCAGCGGAACCGAACTGGCCCGCGACTACCAGGACAAGCTGTTCGGCGGCGCCAATGGCGGCGAACTCCGTGAGCTGCAAGGCCGCATTCGAGAGAACGAGCGCCGGCTTCTCCAGGCTCGCGCCGAATCCCGCCAGCACAGCGACGAGATCATCCGCCTTCAAGCCGAGCGCAGCGAGATCGCCTCGCAACTTCAGCTCGCCCGCTGGCGGGCCGAAACGGCCCGCTCGCAGTTTTCCGAGGCGGAATCAACGCTGAAGCGAATGGAAAACCCATTCGCGCCAGAGAATCTCATCAACTGGACACTGCGTCATGGCGTGAACATCGTTGCGATCATTGTCGGGATGCTCTTGCTCCGTTGGGGCTCTCGCCTGATCAGCCGTCGGATCGTCAGCCTGATGAGCCAGCGGGGCCAGCGCGGAACGACGGCGGAAAAGGAGCACCGGATTTCGACCCTCGTGGGGGTCTTCGACAACGCCGCGTCGGTCGCGGTGGTGGTCGGGGGCATCCTGATGATCTTCCAGGAACTGGGCGTGCCGGTCGGGCCGTTGCTGGGCGGTGCGGCCGTACTGGGCCTGGCAATCGCCTTTGGTGCCCAGAACTTGATACGAGACTTCTTTTACGGGTTCGTGATCCTTCTGGAAAACCAGTACAAACTCAACGACGTGATCCGGATTCAAGGGATCGCCGGTCAGGTCGAGGCCATTACCTTGCGGGTGACGGTCTTGCGCGACCTGGAAGGATGCGTCCATTTCATCCCCAATGGCGAGATCACCAAGGTGACGAACATGACGCACGGCTGGTCCCGTGCGCTGTTTGAGGTCGGTGTCGCCTACAAGGAGAACGTCGACCGGGTGATGGACGTGATCATGCAGGTCGGCAAGGAATTGCGGCAGGACCCGCAGTATCGGATGCTCATTCTTGAGGATCCGACGATGCTCGGGGTCGATGCCTTTGCCGACTCGGCCGTGGTCATCAAGTTCTTTATCAAGACGCGTCCGCTGCAACAGTGGACCGTGAAGCGAGAGCTGCTCCGACGGCTCAAGAACACGTTCGACGAGCTGGGCATCTCGATTCCGTTCCCCCACCGAACGATCTACCACGTCCACGATGAGGGCCACTCCCACCTGGCTCACGAGCCTCATCTGAGTGGAGGCGACGAGATCATCGTCGCCGGGCGAGCCATGCCGGACGCAGCGGGAGGGCGCTAG
- a CDS encoding glycosyl hydrolase family 38, which yields MPERTNRAPRGAPLAHRGRSVWYDAARVPLARREPAPRPVPTEQGDPAMATDPEQSPDDPNPNPITPTTPPGEPEEGTTVESIAPTLDGEDTSASDLPPEEEQGQPLEQTEPAPPAEPEPTGPKRRVVVMIADSGRRPEDPIDEAEALIVWSAVSAAWHPNILARLDEIPIVEDVDAPGVPAPGEVRLIAGRGVGHVNYGYREQASEIGVPVLAIEAGESDRDGLARLILEALEPGADLGSTDDPTVLDFYALGSARWWVRDLTIGMEHVDCLDAASLSREVIGGARAWQSGDATGASNRLRAAFELLTESRERYYPVDSFVVDLHLLDAASPADALTDPLEARTPFTILAPAQAVAAIAEKNPDDIARLRAAIDEGWADVIGGPFAETGEGLRPVETILWQFREGASTYRQHLDDRTVETLAGRRFALYPMRPQIAKRFGFRYALHLAFDDGTFPVSRESKRLWESPEGANLESLTRPPLAADRNATALTLAWEMARSMRDDHVATLGLVHWPDQVTEWFRDLRRSALYSPVLARWATIGDYFHLTDRPYEVLRPKLDQYATPYLEQAVSKGDPSPIGRRARHLRLRARLDLVESLRSLAASLDFVGAPLPDEEGPLPAGASAITEAERLLETGMLDEAEAAIAALESQWSAEAARRVVPPTGEPEGNGSEGAEQGGALILNPLSIPRRVSVVLPDTPNPPPSEGPVRASQFTAKGTEAVVTLAGFGYAWIPRNPASSVQPAGMSETVHARGRVLRNEMLRLEIDEATGGLRSLMGANDDEPRLGQQLVIAGISQTDKKGQLRHSRMKASSVEVEYGGPALVQAVSTGQILHPIEDQPLASFRQRFRLWSGRPVLEMEIELSDLDETWLASIANGPAWSKYLASRWAWPDANATLRRSSLLGLQSTTADRPETAEVLDITARRQHTALLFGGLAHHQRHGQRMLDTLLVAGRESERTFRLGIALDLEHPFQAALDLLSPPALVPTTGGPPRSGPAGWFFHLDAKSVAVTRVEPVILDGGEGRGLAFHLLETGGRSVRCKLRLFREPVSARQTDFHDERIVELSVQGDAVQLDLTPHELARVVVTLG from the coding sequence GTGCCCGAGCGCACCAACCGCGCACCAAGGGGCGCACCCCTGGCGCATCGGGGCCGATCGGTCTGGTATGATGCGGCTCGTGTCCCGCTCGCCCGGCGCGAGCCCGCACCGCGTCCCGTTCCGACCGAGCAAGGCGATCCCGCGATGGCGACCGACCCCGAGCAATCTCCGGACGACCCCAACCCGAACCCGATCACCCCGACCACCCCCCCCGGCGAGCCCGAGGAAGGGACGACCGTCGAATCGATCGCCCCGACCCTCGACGGCGAAGACACCTCGGCGTCGGACCTCCCGCCCGAGGAGGAGCAGGGACAGCCCCTCGAACAGACCGAGCCTGCCCCGCCTGCCGAGCCAGAGCCGACCGGGCCGAAGCGCCGCGTCGTGGTCATGATCGCCGACAGCGGACGGCGTCCCGAAGACCCGATCGACGAGGCCGAGGCCCTCATCGTCTGGTCGGCCGTTTCCGCCGCCTGGCACCCGAACATCCTCGCCCGACTCGACGAGATCCCGATCGTCGAGGATGTCGATGCCCCCGGCGTCCCCGCTCCTGGGGAGGTCCGCCTGATCGCCGGAAGGGGGGTTGGTCACGTCAATTACGGCTATCGGGAACAGGCGTCGGAGATCGGCGTTCCGGTCCTGGCTATCGAGGCCGGGGAATCGGATCGGGATGGCCTGGCCCGCCTCATCCTCGAAGCCCTCGAACCCGGCGCCGACCTCGGCTCGACCGACGATCCGACCGTCCTCGACTTCTACGCCCTCGGTTCCGCTCGCTGGTGGGTCCGCGACCTGACGATCGGCATGGAGCACGTCGATTGCCTCGATGCCGCCAGCCTCTCCCGAGAAGTCATCGGCGGAGCCAGGGCCTGGCAATCGGGCGACGCCACCGGCGCATCCAACCGCCTGCGGGCCGCTTTCGAACTGCTCACCGAGTCCCGAGAGCGCTACTACCCGGTCGATTCCTTCGTGGTCGATCTGCACCTGCTCGACGCTGCGTCCCCCGCCGACGCCCTGACCGACCCCCTGGAGGCCCGCACCCCGTTCACGATCCTCGCCCCTGCCCAGGCCGTCGCGGCGATCGCCGAGAAGAACCCGGACGACATCGCCCGCCTCCGCGCCGCAATCGACGAAGGCTGGGCCGATGTCATCGGCGGCCCCTTCGCCGAGACGGGCGAGGGGCTTCGGCCGGTCGAAACCATCCTCTGGCAGTTCCGCGAAGGGGCCTCGACCTACCGCCAGCACCTCGACGACCGCACGGTCGAGACCCTCGCCGGCCGCCGCTTCGCCCTCTACCCGATGCGCCCCCAGATCGCCAAGCGCTTCGGATTCCGCTACGCCCTCCATCTGGCCTTCGACGACGGCACCTTCCCCGTCTCCCGAGAGTCGAAACGGCTCTGGGAGTCTCCCGAAGGAGCCAACCTCGAATCCCTGACCCGACCCCCGCTGGCCGCCGACCGTAACGCGACCGCCCTGACCCTCGCCTGGGAGATGGCCCGCTCGATGCGGGACGATCACGTGGCCACCCTCGGCCTCGTTCACTGGCCGGATCAGGTGACCGAGTGGTTCCGCGACCTGCGACGATCGGCCCTCTACTCCCCCGTCCTCGCCCGCTGGGCCACCATCGGCGACTACTTCCACCTGACCGATCGGCCGTACGAGGTCCTCCGCCCGAAGCTCGACCAGTACGCCACCCCCTACCTGGAGCAGGCCGTCTCCAAGGGCGACCCGAGCCCGATCGGTCGTCGTGCCAGGCACTTAAGGCTTCGAGCCCGGCTCGATCTGGTCGAAAGCCTCCGGTCGCTGGCCGCCTCGCTCGACTTCGTCGGCGCCCCCTTGCCCGACGAGGAGGGGCCGCTCCCGGCCGGGGCCTCCGCCATCACCGAGGCCGAGCGCCTGCTCGAAACCGGCATGCTCGACGAGGCCGAGGCCGCCATCGCCGCGCTCGAATCCCAATGGTCCGCCGAGGCTGCCCGCCGCGTCGTTCCCCCGACCGGCGAGCCCGAGGGGAACGGCTCGGAGGGGGCGGAGCAGGGGGGGGCCTTGATCCTCAACCCCCTCTCGATCCCCCGCCGCGTCTCGGTCGTCCTGCCCGACACCCCCAACCCTCCGCCCAGCGAAGGCCCCGTCCGGGCCTCCCAGTTCACGGCCAAGGGGACCGAGGCGGTCGTTACTCTGGCCGGGTTCGGCTACGCCTGGATTCCTCGCAACCCCGCCTCATCCGTCCAGCCTGCGGGGATGTCCGAGACGGTCCACGCACGAGGCCGGGTCCTCCGCAACGAGATGCTCCGCCTGGAGATCGACGAGGCGACCGGCGGTCTCCGCTCCCTGATGGGAGCCAACGACGACGAGCCCCGCCTCGGCCAGCAGCTCGTCATCGCCGGCATCAGCCAGACCGATAAGAAAGGACAACTCCGCCACAGCCGGATGAAAGCCTCGTCGGTCGAGGTCGAGTACGGTGGCCCGGCCCTCGTCCAGGCCGTTTCCACCGGCCAGATCCTCCACCCGATCGAGGACCAGCCGCTCGCCTCCTTCCGCCAGCGCTTCCGCCTCTGGAGCGGTCGGCCCGTGCTGGAGATGGAGATCGAGCTGTCCGACCTCGACGAGACCTGGCTGGCCTCGATCGCCAATGGTCCCGCCTGGTCGAAATATCTGGCCAGCCGATGGGCCTGGCCCGACGCCAACGCCACCCTCCGGCGTTCCTCCCTGCTCGGCCTTCAGTCCACCACCGCCGATCGGCCCGAGACGGCCGAGGTCCTCGACATCACCGCCCGTCGCCAGCATACCGCCCTCCTCTTCGGCGGCCTGGCTCACCACCAGCGGCACGGTCAGCGGATGCTCGATACCCTGCTCGTCGCGGGTCGGGAGTCGGAGCGGACCTTCAGGCTGGGCATCGCGCTGGACCTGGAGCACCCCTTCCAGGCAGCGCTCGACCTGCTCTCTCCCCCGGCCCTCGTGCCGACGACCGGAGGCCCGCCGCGATCGGGCCCGGCCGGCTGGTTCTTCCACCTCGACGCCAAATCGGTGGCCGTCACGCGGGTTGAGCCGGTGATCCTCGACGGTGGCGAGGGGCGCGGCCTGGCCTTCCACCTGCTCGAAACCGGGGGCCGCTCGGTTCGCTGCAAGCTCCGGCTGTTCCGCGAGCCCGTCTCCGCCCGTCAGACCGACTTCCACGACGAGCGGATCGTCGAGCTCTCCGTCCAGGGAGACGCCGTCCAGCTCGACCTGACCCCTCACGAGCTGGCCCGGGTGGTCGTTACCCTCGGTTGA
- a CDS encoding HEPN domain-containing protein translates to MQSAHNQLVANLARARDLRGLYVTLKATTAPALDLTDILRAAIVSAVSAFDAFIHEIARVGMVEIYQNARPRTDAFRRFSVLMDNVLQVVSTPSSTQWLEEEIRRQHGWLSFQQPDKVADAIRLFCGKELWKEVADLLEIDSKSAKNRLALIVDRRNKIAHEADMDPSSPGARWPIDEEIVQEAIDAIEEIAGAIYRVVTTTD, encoded by the coding sequence ATGCAGTCGGCACATAATCAACTAGTTGCGAATTTGGCCCGGGCTCGTGACCTAAGGGGGCTCTACGTTACCCTGAAAGCGACGACGGCACCGGCGCTGGATCTAACGGACATCCTGCGAGCAGCGATTGTCTCGGCAGTTAGCGCGTTCGACGCATTCATCCATGAAATTGCTAGGGTCGGTATGGTCGAGATCTACCAAAATGCTCGCCCGAGAACAGATGCTTTTAGGCGTTTCTCCGTTCTGATGGACAATGTCCTCCAGGTCGTCTCTACCCCGTCTAGCACGCAATGGCTGGAAGAAGAGATCAGGCGTCAACATGGCTGGTTAAGTTTCCAGCAGCCTGACAAGGTGGCCGACGCGATTCGTCTCTTCTGCGGCAAAGAGCTTTGGAAGGAAGTCGCCGACCTGCTGGAGATAGACTCTAAGTCGGCGAAGAATCGTTTAGCACTCATCGTTGATCGCAGGAATAAGATTGCCCATGAGGCCGATATGGACCCCAGCTCGCCAGGAGCTCGCTGGCCAATAGATGAAGAGATCGTTCAAGAAGCGATTGATGCGATTGAAGAAATCGCTGGTGCTATTTATCGAGTGGTTACTACTACTGACTGA
- a CDS encoding ParA family protein, with product MATRTRPKPSAVDKAVSRAKRIALFNHKGGVSKTTTTFNLGWMLASKGHRVVMVDADPQCNLSGLVLGYKGQNEFESFYENQPQRNIRAGLSPAFESRPKEIEAIECVPVEGNTNLFLLPGHIRLSEYEVSLGMAQELSGTIQTLQNLPGSLSYLLEKTGQRYRAEFILIDLNPSLSSINQNLVMTSDFFIVPASPDYFSVMAIDSLTTVFPRWRAWARQASSMSVFRDATYPLPTTIPKFLGTIIQKYRIRVQAGHDEEELGAPSSGTPAMGFQKWIDEINSTVRKKFVPMLRREEMMLDDQKYRQQGIEKDYCLASVSEFNSLIAKSQEHQVPVYQLTDQQIGLTGVVLERTLKSKNMFEAIFNKLGEMVVELTSDAVGT from the coding sequence ATGGCAACTCGAACCAGACCGAAACCCTCCGCGGTTGACAAGGCTGTCAGTCGAGCGAAGCGTATTGCATTGTTTAATCACAAGGGCGGCGTCAGCAAAACTACAACGACCTTCAATCTTGGTTGGATGTTAGCTTCCAAGGGGCATCGCGTAGTGATGGTAGATGCCGACCCACAATGCAACCTGTCAGGGCTGGTCCTCGGGTACAAGGGGCAAAACGAGTTCGAGTCATTCTATGAGAATCAGCCTCAGCGCAACATCCGAGCCGGATTGTCGCCCGCGTTCGAGTCGCGACCTAAAGAAATCGAGGCAATCGAATGCGTTCCTGTCGAGGGAAATACCAACCTCTTCCTACTCCCCGGTCACATCCGGCTGTCGGAGTATGAGGTGAGTCTCGGGATGGCACAAGAGTTGTCGGGTACTATTCAAACACTTCAGAATCTACCTGGGTCGCTCTCCTATCTGCTAGAAAAGACAGGCCAGAGGTATCGGGCGGAATTCATTTTAATCGACCTGAACCCGAGCCTGAGTTCCATTAATCAAAATCTGGTTATGACAAGTGATTTTTTCATCGTGCCTGCCAGCCCTGATTACTTTTCGGTCATGGCCATTGACTCTCTCACTACTGTCTTCCCTCGGTGGAGAGCGTGGGCTCGGCAAGCGAGCTCGATGAGCGTCTTTCGCGACGCAACGTATCCGCTTCCGACGACGATCCCTAAGTTCCTTGGCACAATCATTCAGAAATACCGGATCAGGGTCCAAGCTGGCCACGACGAGGAAGAGCTTGGTGCACCGTCGAGCGGTACACCCGCCATGGGATTCCAAAAGTGGATCGATGAGATCAATTCGACCGTGCGAAAGAAGTTTGTGCCTATGCTACGCCGTGAGGAAATGATGCTTGACGATCAAAAGTATCGTCAGCAGGGTATTGAAAAGGACTATTGTCTCGCAAGCGTATCAGAATTTAACAGCCTCATCGCCAAGTCCCAGGAGCACCAAGTGCCAGTTTATCAACTCACCGACCAGCAGATCGGCTTGACGGGCGTCGTCCTGGAAAGGACTCTTAAATCGAAGAACATGTTCGAAGCGATCTTCAACAAGTTGGGTGAGATGGTGGTCGAGCTGACTAGCGATGCAGTCGGCACATAA